CTGCGTACGGAGAAAGGTCATCCGATCGGTGCGCACATATTGCCGTTCGTCGTACGTGATGTATTCGATCGGCTCACGCACAAAGTCCAGTCTGGACAGGTCGAAGGTGTAATGTCCGCTTGCGTCGCGCGCACTCATGATCAACCCCGGCAGTCCGGCCAACTTCCACGGCCCGGCGCTGACTGGAATCTCGGGGGCGTACCACGCCTCATAGTTACGCCCGCGATAGCTGCAGACGGCCTTTCGGCAGGTGTATCCGAGGATCTGCCTCACGGAGTCCGTCAAGAGCGTCCATTGCTGCGGCTCGGCATCATCCTCGTAGACGTAATAATCAAGAAAGACGGCGTCCTGCACCGTGCGGCGGTTAGCCGGATACCCGGTATAAATGACCAGCGCGTCCACTCGGCTCAGCAGCGGCATCCCCGAATAGTCGCCACTTAAGGCACCCCGCTCTATTTCGGCCTCCATTTGGCTCATGTAGTTGGCCCAAGTCTTAGCGTCGGTGCGTATTCGTTCGTAGCGATCGGTCATCAGTTCGTAGTATTTGGAGGCCTTCCGCCCGATTTGAAGGACAAAGCGGCCTCCCGTCAGCGTGCCATTTTCTAGCTGCGTCGTATCCAAATAATAGAGGGTTTTGTATTCGCAGGTAAGGAGCGTTGTATCGATCACAACGGGCGACGTTTGCGCGTGCCCCTGCGCCGCGGCTGCCAGCCATCCGCAGAGGAGCAGGAGGATGGGAGAGATAGATCGGTTCGGTGTCATTAGATGGGGTGTTCGTGTGACTCTCGTGAAAGGGGGGAATAAAAAAGCGAGATCAACCGCTCCCGGGGGAGTAACGGCCGATCTCGCACATTGCATTCAGAATAGTTCCGTCGCCATGCCAGAGGCTGGGCGGCGGGGGGCATTATACCGGTTCGAAATCTTCCTTACCGACACCACAGAGGGGGCAAACCCAATCGTCGGGGATCTCTTCAAACGCCGTTCCCGGGTCGATTCCGCCGTCCGGATCGCCTACCTCGGGATCATAAATGTAGTCGCATACGGTACATCTGTACTTTCTCATTTCCTTCTTGATTTTTAATTAGACGGGGCAAAGATAGACCGGAAAACCTGTACTCCTTTCAGATCTTCCGGCCGAGAGCGATCTTCAAGTCCTCCCTCCTTCAAAAATGGGAAGGGGGGATGTACACCCTTTCCTTACTTGTACAGGTATCGCTTGATGCTCTGCTTGGGCGTCTTCTCGAAGGGCTCATCGCGGAGCTCGACGGCGGAGACGTTGCAGTACTTGGGGATGCGACTATTGAGCTGACGCAGGTTGTCGGTCATGGTGGCCTGAAGAGCAGCGGCGTCGAGGCCGTCCTTCTCGGCGCGGTCGCGGTCGGGAATGATGAGGGCGACGAGCCCCTCGGGGCGTTGCACGATGAGCGACTCGGTGACGTAGGGCAAGGTGCCGAGGATGCTTTCGATCTCCTCGGGGTAGATGTTCTGACCGTTGGAGCTAAGGATCATTGTCTTGCTGCGGCCGCGAATGAAGATGAATCCGTCACGGTCGATCACGCCCAAGTCGCCCGTCTTAAGCCATCCGTCGGGCGTCATGGCGGCGGCCGTAGCGTCCGGATTCTTGTAGTAACCGAGCATGACGTTCATGCTGCGCACCTGAATCTCGCCGGCGGTGTTCTCCGGATCGGGTGAGTCGATACGCACCTCCATGCGGTCGACCGCGCGGCCGACAGAGCCGGTGCGGTACGTCTTCCAGTATTCGTAAGAGATGAGCGGACCGCACTCGGTCATGCCGTAGCCTACGGTATAGCGGAAGCCGATGCGATGCAGGAACTGTTCGACCTCCTTATTGATAGCCGCGCCACCGATGACAATCTCGGAGAAGTCGCTACCGAAGGCTGCGCTGAGGGCCTTGCAGATGCGTCGATCGATGAGGCGACCGATGCCGGGCAGGCTGCGCAGGAGGCGTGTCGTGGGTTTGTTGATCTCAGGGAAGATGCGTGTGCGGACGATCTTTTCGATGATCAGGGGCACGGCGATGATGAGTCGCGGGCGGACGGCGGTAAAGGTGTCAATGACCACCTTGGGGTTGGGCACGCGCGGCAGGAAGTGGATGTGGCAACCCTTGTTGATGCCATTCATAATCTCGAAGGCCAGGCCATACATGTGGGCCATGGGGAGCATGCAGACGAAGTGATCGCCGGCCTTGATGAAGCTCAGATGGTCGGCCGCGAAGCGCGTGTTGCTCCAGAGGCTGCGGTAGGGCAGCATGACGCCTTTGGAGTATCCCGTGGTGCCGGAGGTGTAGTTAAGGATGGCCATCTCGTCAGGCTGTTCGATGTGCACATGCAGGCTGTCGGCCGTGAAGAGGGGAGAGTAACGTTCGGCGAAGTCCGTTTCGAGGCGTTCGCGGAGGCGGTCAATGCCCGGGTGGCGACTGAGGACCACGCTCCAGTCCTCCAAGAGGAGGGCGGCCGTGAGGTCGGGCATGGCGTCGGCCGAGAGCTTCTCCCAGCTGGCGGAGGCGGCCAGCAGGACTTTCGACTCGGAGTGGCAGACGATGTGATGCACATTCTCGGGATGGAAGTCGTGGAGGATGGGCGTAGCCACGGCACCATAGGTAAGGATGCCGAAGAAGGCGATGACCCAGCGCGAGGAGTTGCGTCCGATGAGGGCTACGCGATCGCCCTTACGTACGCCGGCATGTTCGAGCAGGAGGTGTAGGCGGGCCATTTCGGCGGCCATGTCTTTGTAGTAGTAGGTTACACCCTGATGGTCGGTGAGTGCGGGAAAATCCCAGTGGGCCTTGATGCTGTCTTCAATAAGCCCTAAGAAGCGATCCTGATTGTTCATAAGTCTTGCTGTTTTGTTCTTTATAGGCGACAAAAGTAGGCCGAATCAGAGAGGGCGGGCGGGGGAGGATTATAGGAGCGTATGCGCGTGCACCCTTGTATAGTCTGCTGAGAGGAGAAGTCAATAGGGGCCTATATTCCAATGATCCGTCTCATGCCTGCTTCTATCCGCGTGATGGCTTCATCCATTGAGAGGGCACGATCGAAGTCTTCCGGAAGTCGATCCTCACTCGGAGCGACGAAAGATTCATGGTGCCTACTGCGGACGAGGGCCACTTCCTGCTTTGTGCGATCTACGGACCTCGTCTTGTTGTCGCGTAATTCCGTTGAACTGATTGTATGCATTGTATCTGTCGTTTATAGGCGACAAAAGTAGTCCAACACCCCGTCGGCCCCCAAAACGGGCCGCCTTTTGCAGTCCAACACCCCGTCGGGGTCAAAAAGGCGCCGCCTTTTATAGTCCAACGCCCCGTCGGCCCCCAAAACAGACCGCCTTTCATAGGCCAACACCCCGTCGGCCCCCAAAACGGGCCGCCTTTTGCAGGCCAACACCCCGTCGGTGCCCAAAACAGGCCGCCTTTTGCAGGCCAACATCCCGTCGGCCCCCAAAACGCGCCGCCTTTTGCAGGCCTACACCCCGTCGGCCCCCAAAACGCGCCGCCTTTTGCAGGCCTACACCCTGTCGGTGCCCAAAACGGGCCGCCTTTTATAGGCCAACACCCCGTCGGCCCCCAAAACGGGCCACCTTTTGTAGGCCAACACCCCGTCGACCCCCCAAACGCGCCGCCTTTTGCAGGCCAACACCCCGTCGAGGTCAAAAAGGCGCCACGTTTTGCATTGTTCCGGGCTGCGCGGCGAAAAAGGCGGCCTGTTTTTCACCGTTCCGGGCTGCGCGGCGAAAAAGGCGGTCTGTTTTTCACCGTTCCGGACTGCGCGGCGAAAAAGGCGGCCTGTTTTTCATCGTTCCGGGGTGCGCGGTGAAAAAGGCGGTCTGTTTTTCACCGTTCCGGGCTGCGCGGTGAAAATGGCGGCCCGTTTTTCACAGTTCTTGGGTGCGCGGCGAAAAAGGTGGCCTGTTTTTCACAGTTCTTGGGTGCGCGGTCAAAAACGGGGCCGCCGTTCACACCGCCTAACTCTTGGGGCGATGCAAACGGCGGACGACTTGAGGTATATCCGATCGGCCGATGGGCTTACAGGGCCTCGGCCTCGAGGTCGGGGACGTGGCGCTTGGCATAGGTGTCGGTGATGAGCGAGAGGGCGCCGTCGCCGGTGATGTTGCAGGCCGTGCCGAAGCCGTCTTGCAGGGCGAAGATGGCGATGAGGAGCGCCGTGCCTGAGTCGCCGAAACCGAGCACGGAGGTGACGATGCCGAGCGAGGCGAGCACCGTGCCACCCGGTACGCCGGGCGCACCTACGGCGAAGATGCCCAGGAGGACGATGAAGAGCGTCAGCGTGGCGGGGTCTGGCAGGTGGCCGTAGAGCAGCTGCGAGACGACGCAGACGAGAAACGTCTCCGTAAAGACCGAACCGCAGAGGTGGATGTTGGCAAAGAGCGGAATGGAGAAGTCGGTCACCTTACGGCTGAGGATGGGGCTGCGGCGGATGCAGTCGAGCGAGACGCCGAGGG
The sequence above is drawn from the Tannerella serpentiformis genome and encodes:
- the rd gene encoding rubredoxin gives rise to the protein MRKYRCTVCDYIYDPEVGDPDGGIDPGTAFEEIPDDWVCPLCGVGKEDFEPV
- a CDS encoding GLPGLI family protein, translated to MTPNRSISPILLLLCGWLAAAAQGHAQTSPVVIDTTLLTCEYKTLYYLDTTQLENGTLTGGRFVLQIGRKASKYYELMTDRYERIRTDAKTWANYMSQMEAEIERGALSGDYSGMPLLSRVDALVIYTGYPANRRTVQDAVFLDYYVYEDDAEPQQWTLLTDSVRQILGYTCRKAVCSYRGRNYEAWYAPEIPVSAGPWKLAGLPGLIMSARDASGHYTFDLSRLDFVREPIEYITYDERQYVRTDRMTFLRTQAKSAQIGLARYIQANAPGGTMAGASGETARYDLLERDYKK
- a CDS encoding AMP-binding protein — protein: MNNQDRFLGLIEDSIKAHWDFPALTDHQGVTYYYKDMAAEMARLHLLLEHAGVRKGDRVALIGRNSSRWVIAFFGILTYGAVATPILHDFHPENVHHIVCHSESKVLLAASASWEKLSADAMPDLTAALLLEDWSVVLSRHPGIDRLRERLETDFAERYSPLFTADSLHVHIEQPDEMAILNYTSGTTGYSKGVMLPYRSLWSNTRFAADHLSFIKAGDHFVCMLPMAHMYGLAFEIMNGINKGCHIHFLPRVPNPKVVIDTFTAVRPRLIIAVPLIIEKIVRTRIFPEINKPTTRLLRSLPGIGRLIDRRICKALSAAFGSDFSEIVIGGAAINKEVEQFLHRIGFRYTVGYGMTECGPLISYEYWKTYRTGSVGRAVDRMEVRIDSPDPENTAGEIQVRSMNVMLGYYKNPDATAAAMTPDGWLKTGDLGVIDRDGFIFIRGRSKTMILSSNGQNIYPEEIESILGTLPYVTESLIVQRPEGLVALIIPDRDRAEKDGLDAAALQATMTDNLRQLNSRIPKYCNVSAVELRDEPFEKTPKQSIKRYLYK